In Luteibacter mycovicinus, a genomic segment contains:
- a CDS encoding CGNR zinc finger domain-containing protein — MKTPTDHNSPAPHFVGDDLALDFINSSYGVGEARHDHFQTVQGLYDWLSAAGLPTSPLTGEEPDTLLASARVLRDNARDLVALRKRGEHGNAEPLNAVLAQSSAYRQLDWSTGEAPALIDRQRADGPVAALLPVAEAIASLLVKADFNLVRQCESDDCTLWFHDRTKSHHRRWCSQAMCGNRMKVAAFRARKRG, encoded by the coding sequence ATGAAGACCCCGACCGACCACAACTCGCCCGCGCCTCACTTCGTCGGCGACGACCTGGCACTGGATTTCATCAACAGCAGCTATGGCGTCGGGGAAGCGCGGCACGACCATTTTCAAACCGTGCAGGGTTTGTACGACTGGCTCTCCGCCGCCGGATTGCCGACATCACCCCTTACAGGGGAAGAGCCGGATACGCTGCTGGCGTCCGCCCGCGTCCTTCGTGACAACGCCCGCGATCTGGTCGCTCTGCGCAAACGCGGAGAGCATGGCAATGCCGAGCCGCTGAACGCGGTTCTCGCGCAGAGCAGTGCCTATCGTCAGCTCGACTGGTCGACCGGCGAAGCGCCCGCGCTTATCGATCGCCAGCGCGCGGACGGCCCCGTGGCCGCCCTGTTGCCCGTTGCCGAGGCGATCGCGTCCCTCCTGGTGAAGGCCGATTTCAACCTGGTCCGCCAGTGCGAGAGCGACGATTGCACGCTGTGGTTTCACGACCGCACGAAGTCACACCACCGCCGCTGGTGCAGTCAGGCAATGTGCGGCAATCGGATGAAAGTCGCCGCTTTCCGCGCCCGCAAACGCGGCTGA
- a CDS encoding RNA-binding S4 domain-containing protein, whose protein sequence is MPFHEFRLEGDYVELNLLLKLTGIVASGGEGKHRVADGLVAVDGVTEMRKTYKVRAGQVVTIGSDEISVLPEID, encoded by the coding sequence ATGCCGTTCCATGAATTCCGCCTCGAAGGCGACTATGTCGAACTCAACCTGCTACTCAAGCTCACCGGCATCGTCGCCAGCGGTGGCGAGGGCAAGCATCGGGTCGCCGACGGTCTGGTTGCCGTGGACGGGGTGACGGAGATGCGCAAGACCTACAAGGTGCGTGCCGGGCAGGTGGTGACGATCGGCAGTGACGAGATCAGCGTCCTGCCCGAAATCGACTGA
- a CDS encoding alpha/beta fold hydrolase has translation MHFRSLLASSILSVAAVGGATAAPSPSTVDTTVHYRFAEADGVRVFYREAGDPRAPTVLLLHGFPTSSFMYRNLIPLLADRYHVIAPDLPGFGLTEVPDGARYTYTFDRLATTVDAFTQTLGLKRYAIEVFDYGAPVGWRLAAAHPERITAIVTQNGNAYEEGLSTGWNPIQTYWKEPTDAHRQALREFLTLDAIKWQYTHGVADPTLVAPETYALDFSQVSRRGNADIQLDLFLDYRNNVAKYPSFQAYFRKYQPPLLAVWGKNDPFFLPPGAEAFKRDLPRAEVRFYDTGHFALETHGAEIGAEIRRFLDRVVPRD, from the coding sequence ATGCACTTCAGATCCCTGCTAGCCAGCAGCATCCTGTCCGTCGCCGCCGTCGGCGGGGCGACCGCGGCGCCGTCACCGTCGACGGTCGATACCACCGTTCACTACCGTTTCGCCGAGGCGGACGGGGTCAGGGTCTTCTACCGCGAAGCCGGCGACCCGAGGGCTCCCACGGTCCTGCTGCTTCACGGCTTTCCCACCTCGTCATTCATGTACCGCAATCTGATCCCTCTCCTCGCCGATCGCTACCATGTGATCGCGCCCGATCTGCCGGGCTTCGGACTGACCGAGGTGCCCGACGGTGCGCGTTACACGTATACGTTCGATCGTCTCGCCACCACCGTGGATGCTTTCACCCAGACGCTGGGCCTGAAGCGCTATGCCATCGAGGTCTTCGACTACGGCGCACCGGTGGGCTGGCGCCTCGCGGCCGCTCATCCCGAGCGAATCACGGCGATCGTTACGCAGAACGGCAATGCCTACGAGGAGGGCCTTAGCACCGGCTGGAATCCGATCCAGACCTACTGGAAGGAGCCGACGGACGCTCACCGACAGGCCTTGCGCGAGTTCCTGACGCTGGATGCCATCAAGTGGCAGTACACCCATGGCGTCGCCGATCCGACGCTGGTCGCGCCGGAAACCTATGCGCTGGATTTCTCGCAGGTATCCCGCAGGGGCAATGCGGATATCCAGCTCGACCTGTTTCTGGACTACAGGAACAACGTGGCGAAGTATCCGTCGTTCCAGGCCTATTTCCGGAAATACCAGCCGCCTCTGCTTGCCGTGTGGGGAAAGAACGATCCCTTCTTCCTGCCGCCGGGTGCGGAGGCGTTCAAGCGCGATCTGCCCCGGGCCGAGGTCAGGTTCTACGACACGGGCCACTTCGCGCTGGAGACACATGGCGCGGAGATCGGTGCGGAGATCCGCCGTTTCCTCGACAGGGTCGTGCCGCGGGATTGA